The sequence TCGTGAGATTATATTACCTCAGGAGGAAAAAATAAATTTCTCAGGAAATCAACGGATGTTATCTTGGCGCGATCAACTGCTACCAGTATACCGTTTGAGTGATTTATTAGAGTATAGGTATCCTAGTCCAATTCGCTTTCGGAGTCGAACATTTGGCAATGTATCGAGTTCACAAATGTCATCTCTACCTCTATTAGTCATTAGTCAGGGGGAACAACAATTTGCCCTGGAAGTTGAAGGCTTGAATACAGAGCAAGAACTAGTAATCAAACCCATAACTGTGGCGATCGCTACTCCCAAGTATATTTACGGCTATGCCGTTTTAGGAGATGGCTGTTTAATTCCGGCGATCGCCCCCACTACTTTGTTAGCTTTTGACCGGGAGCGAAAATCTGCTAATCAAGATCAGCACAGAAGTTTAGCTGCTCAAGATACTCTGAAGCAGCAAGATTCAGTTCCCACTGCCTTAGCTGTTGATGACTCAGCAATGATGCGTAGATTACTAACTCGTACCTTGCAGAAGGTTGGTTATCGCGTATTAACAGCCAAAGATGGTTGGGAAGCGCTAGAACTTTTACAACAAAGTACTCCAGTACAGCTGATTGTTAGCGATCTCGAAATGCCCAATCTCAATGGTTTAGAGTTACTAAATCGCCTAAGACAAGATGCTCAGCTCTCTCAAATTCCTGTGGCGATGCTGACTTCTCGTAGTAATGATAAACATCGCTCTTTAGCCATGACTTTAGGAGCTAGAACTTATCTAACTAAACCGTATATTGAGCAGGAATTCCTGGCCGAACTACAAAAAATTATTGACATTGATGAGCAGAATTCCCCTCAAGCCAAAGGCTTACTTCTGTCACATCGACCTTTAGGCGTCTCTGTTGCCTAAAACTGTACAGATTTGACTTAGTTACTTGACTTACCCATCTTATAGAGAGAATCTCTATTCCCTTAAACTTTCAGCTTGTTTCCCAATTTAGTTCCACCTAGCTATTTAATATTTCAAAAATAAAAATGACTATAGAACCTATTCAATTAAACTGTTCCTTCTGTGGCAAGTCTCAAGATCTAGTTAACAAACTCATTACCAGCGATAGTGTTTGTATTTGCAATGAATGTGTTGAATCATGTAGTGAATTGTTAATTGACAGTCAACCAGATGAGAGTAACCAAAATAGTAAGCAAAATTGGCTAGATCATCCCTTACCTAAACCCAAAAAGCTGGTGGAGTACTTGGACGAACATATCATCGGTCAAGAAGACGCCAAAAAAGTTTTGTCCGTGGCGGTTTACAATCATTACAAACGTCTTCGACATAAAGCGGCTCAAGAAGAATCATCATCTACTGATGAAGGGCTCGAATTACAAAAATCAAATATTTTGTTGGTTGGTCCTACTGGATCGGGTAAAACTTTACTGACTCAAACATTGGCTAAAGTACTAGATGTACCTTTTGCGGTTGCTGATGCTACTACTCTAACCGAGTCAGGTTATGTGGGTGAAGATGTCGAAGGTATCCTCTTACGTCTTTTACAGGCAGCAGAATTAGATATCACTGAAGCAGAGCGAGGTATTATCTATATAGATGAAATCGATAAAATTACTTGTAAAAGTGAAAATCCTTCAATAAGTCGTGATGTATCTGGAGAAGGGGTACAACAAGCTTTATTGAAAATTATTGAAGGAACCATTGCTCATGTACCTCCTCAAGGAGGCAGAAAACATCCTAATCAAGAATGTATTCCTGTAGATACTAGTAATATTCTCTTTATTTGTGGTGGTGCTTTTGTCGGATTAGAAAAAATTATTTCTCGTCGTAGCAACTCAAAATCTATTGGTTTCGTCTCATCTAAAGTCTCATCTAAAAAAGTCAAGTTAGAATCTCGAGCTAAAGATAATTTGTTGCAGGATCTGGAACTAGAAGACATAGTCAAATTTGGCATTATCCCAGAATTGGTGGGACGATTACCTGTGGTTACTACCTTAGAACCTCTATCAGAAGAAGCTTTGTTTACCATATTGACCAAGCCGCGTAATTCTCTGGTCAAACAATATCAGGAGTTAATGCGTATGGACAACGTTAGATTAGAGTTTGAATCTGAAGCTCTACGAAGCATCGCTCAAGAAGCTTATCGGCGTAAAACAGGTGCCAGAGCTTTACGAGGACTGATTGAAGAGTTGATGTTAGATATCATGTATGAAGTTCCATCTAGACCAGATCTTACTCACTGTTTAATTACTCAAGAAATGGTAGATCAGCATTCTACTGCTGAATTATTACACTATCCTTCTACTCTATCTTTACACAGAACTGTTAGCTAATCTAAATGAGAAATATTTCTATA is a genomic window of Pleurocapsa sp. PCC 7319 containing:
- the clpX gene encoding ATP-dependent protease ATP-binding subunit ClpX → MTIEPIQLNCSFCGKSQDLVNKLITSDSVCICNECVESCSELLIDSQPDESNQNSKQNWLDHPLPKPKKLVEYLDEHIIGQEDAKKVLSVAVYNHYKRLRHKAAQEESSSTDEGLELQKSNILLVGPTGSGKTLLTQTLAKVLDVPFAVADATTLTESGYVGEDVEGILLRLLQAAELDITEAERGIIYIDEIDKITCKSENPSISRDVSGEGVQQALLKIIEGTIAHVPPQGGRKHPNQECIPVDTSNILFICGGAFVGLEKIISRRSNSKSIGFVSSKVSSKKVKLESRAKDNLLQDLELEDIVKFGIIPELVGRLPVVTTLEPLSEEALFTILTKPRNSLVKQYQELMRMDNVRLEFESEALRSIAQEAYRRKTGARALRGLIEELMLDIMYEVPSRPDLTHCLITQEMVDQHSTAELLHYPSTLSLHRTVS